Proteins from a single region of Salinibacter grassmerensis:
- a CDS encoding zinc-dependent alcohol dehydrogenase family protein produces the protein MKAAVFYEPGDIRVEDVPDPSIEAPTDAILRITRTAICGSDLWFYRGHRDYEAGWRTGHEPMGVVEDVGSEVRSLEPGDRVLAPFAISDGTCEFCRQGLHTSCVHGNVWAAENDGAQGEAVRAPQADGTLVKIPERAEGDESLLRALFPLTDVMGTGHHAAVSAGVEAGSTCVVVGDGAVGLCAVLAAQRLGAERIIAMGHHEDRLEKARGFGATDIVSSRGEEAVEEVREMTRGGARHVMECVGAASAIETAIGVCRPGGTIGYVGVPFGAEEGGLNMFRLFRENITLQGGIAPVREYIPELMDDVLDGTLDPSPVFDKTIGLEEVPDGYAAMDDRESIKVMVEL, from the coding sequence ATGAAAGCTGCTGTCTTCTACGAGCCGGGCGACATCCGAGTCGAGGATGTGCCCGACCCTAGCATCGAAGCGCCCACCGACGCCATCTTGCGCATTACCCGCACGGCGATCTGTGGGTCGGACCTGTGGTTCTACCGTGGCCACCGCGACTACGAGGCCGGCTGGCGCACGGGGCACGAGCCGATGGGGGTCGTTGAGGATGTGGGAAGTGAAGTGCGGTCCCTGGAGCCTGGAGACCGCGTGCTGGCGCCCTTCGCGATCAGCGACGGCACCTGTGAGTTCTGTCGACAGGGGCTGCACACGTCCTGCGTGCACGGCAACGTCTGGGCCGCAGAAAACGACGGCGCCCAGGGCGAGGCCGTCCGCGCGCCCCAGGCGGACGGCACCCTCGTCAAGATCCCCGAGCGTGCGGAGGGCGACGAGTCGCTCCTCCGAGCGCTCTTCCCGCTCACGGACGTGATGGGCACGGGGCACCATGCGGCCGTGTCGGCCGGCGTGGAGGCCGGATCGACCTGTGTGGTCGTCGGCGATGGGGCCGTGGGGCTCTGTGCCGTGCTGGCCGCCCAGCGCCTCGGGGCGGAGCGCATCATTGCGATGGGCCACCATGAGGATCGGCTCGAGAAGGCGCGGGGCTTTGGGGCGACAGACATTGTCTCCAGTCGCGGGGAGGAGGCGGTGGAGGAAGTTCGCGAGATGACGCGAGGAGGCGCACGTCACGTCATGGAGTGCGTCGGTGCGGCCTCGGCGATCGAGACAGCGATTGGGGTGTGCCGGCCAGGGGGGACGATCGGGTACGTCGGGGTTCCGTTTGGGGCCGAGGAGGGAGGGCTCAACATGTTTCGGCTCTTCCGGGAAAACATTACGCTCCAGGGCGGCATCGCGCCGGTGCGGGAGTACATTCCCGAACTGATGGACGATGTTCTCGACGGGACGCTCGACCCGTCTCCTGTCTTCGACAAAACCATTGGCCTGGAGGAGGTGCCCGACGGCTACGCCGCGATGGACGACCGAGAGTCCATCAAGGTGATGGTCGAGCTGTAG
- a CDS encoding zinc-dependent alcohol dehydrogenase family protein — protein MNALVYEDFDAPLTLQTVSRPAPTPRGVVLKVLACGVCRSDWHGWKGHDPMITPPNVPGHEVVGTVTAVGDRVEEWAEGERVTVPFVGGCGTCEQCRAGQHQVCPNQFQPGFSAQGAFAEFVRIDYADENLVRLPTSIDAVTGASLGCRFATAFRAVIDQGEARSGDWVAVHGCGGVGLSAVMIARAAGAQVVAVDIADAALSLADEVGASRTINADDTDDVAAAVRNATQGGVHLSLDALGSPDTCRNSVANLRKRGRHVQVGLLVGENVHTAIPFDRVVADELELRGAHGLQAHRYPALFSMIEAGRLRPRQLVRQTIPLAEAADHLQQMGNFAGTGIAVIDDFG, from the coding sequence ATGAACGCCCTCGTCTACGAAGACTTTGATGCCCCCCTGACGCTCCAGACGGTTTCACGGCCCGCCCCCACGCCGCGGGGCGTCGTGCTGAAGGTGCTTGCGTGTGGGGTCTGCCGGAGTGACTGGCACGGCTGGAAGGGCCACGACCCGATGATCACCCCTCCGAACGTGCCGGGGCACGAGGTGGTGGGAACCGTGACGGCGGTCGGCGACCGCGTTGAGGAGTGGGCGGAAGGCGAGCGCGTGACGGTGCCGTTCGTGGGCGGCTGCGGCACGTGTGAGCAGTGTCGCGCCGGTCAGCATCAGGTGTGCCCCAATCAGTTCCAGCCCGGCTTTTCGGCTCAGGGGGCCTTCGCCGAGTTCGTGCGGATCGACTACGCCGATGAAAACCTGGTCCGCCTCCCCACGTCGATCGATGCGGTCACCGGGGCAAGCCTCGGCTGCCGCTTTGCCACCGCCTTCCGGGCCGTCATCGATCAGGGGGAGGCAAGAAGCGGCGATTGGGTGGCGGTCCACGGGTGCGGCGGCGTGGGCCTGTCGGCCGTCATGATTGCTCGTGCCGCCGGGGCCCAGGTTGTCGCCGTGGACATTGCCGACGCGGCCCTTTCGCTTGCCGACGAGGTGGGAGCCAGCCGCACGATCAACGCCGATGACACCGACGACGTCGCGGCCGCCGTCCGCAATGCCACCCAGGGCGGCGTTCATCTCTCTCTAGACGCCCTGGGCAGCCCCGACACGTGCCGAAACTCCGTGGCGAACTTGCGGAAGCGCGGTCGACACGTCCAGGTGGGCCTCCTCGTGGGCGAGAACGTGCACACCGCCATTCCCTTCGACCGCGTGGTGGCCGATGAGTTGGAGCTGCGAGGCGCGCACGGCCTCCAGGCCCACCGCTATCCGGCCCTCTTCAGCATGATCGAGGCGGGCCGACTCCGCCCCCGTCAGCTTGTACGACAGACGATTCCACTCGCGGAGGCTGCCGATCACCTGCAGCAGATGGGCAACTTCGCCGGCACGGGCATCGCCGTGATCGATGACTTCGGATAA
- a CDS encoding methyl-accepting chemotaxis protein: MTWMMAGIFVLLAAVVGAVLYVMRTRVTTPLRSFAHQLSSREEENVTVSVEGAHEITAVAEAFNQRQCQIADAMEALEEEKASVERRVEEAVEKSERQKERLQDSVDTMLEAIGRFAEGDLTVRLPAGRDGAIGRLFEGFNEAVSGLRSIVGQVREAATSTATATEQISASSDQMAASAEEQSAQAEEVAAAVEQLNQTIGENAKSVQQVADAAQEGSRQAQEGQTVVSEATGKMEEIAAEVQGTAETIERLQASSEEISQVVETIDDIAGQTNLLALNAAIEASRAGSESGSGDTGQGFGVVAEEVRQLAEETDQATTEIADIIGEVQTEIQEAVEAARQSSANAEEGIELSRKASAVLEEIVGSIGRVEQMTDEIAAASEEQSTTSEEIAKSVESISTAARESAAGVTEVSDTAGRLEGLSTELEETVQRFRVEAGVGHTPVGTSSTGQSPSSQSPAGQSPSGSPSSEDMPSPEDMPQGYGGDGHPSEGATL; encoded by the coding sequence ATGACATGGATGATGGCCGGCATCTTCGTCCTTCTGGCGGCGGTGGTGGGGGCGGTCCTCTACGTCATGCGCACCCGGGTCACCACCCCCCTCCGGTCCTTCGCCCACCAGCTTAGCAGCAGGGAAGAGGAGAACGTAACCGTCTCCGTCGAGGGCGCCCACGAGATTACCGCCGTGGCCGAGGCGTTTAACCAGCGCCAGTGCCAGATCGCCGACGCCATGGAGGCGCTCGAGGAGGAGAAGGCCTCCGTCGAGCGCCGCGTCGAGGAGGCCGTCGAGAAGTCCGAGCGCCAGAAGGAGCGCCTCCAGGACAGCGTCGACACGATGCTGGAGGCCATCGGGCGCTTTGCCGAGGGGGACCTCACCGTCCGCCTCCCGGCCGGCCGAGACGGGGCCATCGGGCGCTTGTTTGAGGGCTTCAACGAGGCGGTCTCCGGCCTCCGCTCCATCGTCGGTCAGGTGCGGGAGGCGGCCACCTCCACCGCCACGGCGACCGAGCAGATCAGCGCCTCCTCCGACCAGATGGCCGCCAGCGCCGAGGAGCAGTCCGCCCAGGCCGAGGAGGTGGCCGCCGCCGTCGAGCAGCTCAACCAGACGATCGGGGAGAACGCCAAAAGCGTCCAGCAGGTCGCAGACGCCGCCCAGGAGGGCAGCCGCCAGGCCCAGGAGGGCCAGACGGTTGTCTCCGAGGCAACCGGCAAGATGGAGGAGATCGCCGCGGAGGTCCAGGGCACCGCCGAGACGATCGAGCGCCTCCAGGCCTCCAGCGAGGAGATCAGCCAGGTCGTCGAGACGATCGACGACATCGCCGGCCAGACCAACCTCCTGGCCCTCAACGCCGCGATCGAGGCCTCCCGGGCCGGCAGCGAGTCGGGAAGCGGGGACACGGGCCAGGGGTTCGGGGTCGTGGCCGAGGAGGTGCGCCAGCTGGCGGAGGAGACCGACCAGGCCACCACCGAGATCGCCGACATCATCGGCGAGGTCCAGACCGAGATCCAGGAGGCGGTGGAGGCGGCCCGCCAGAGCAGCGCCAACGCCGAGGAGGGGATCGAGCTCTCCCGCAAGGCCAGCGCCGTTCTGGAAGAGATTGTCGGCTCGATCGGCCGGGTCGAGCAGATGACCGACGAGATTGCGGCGGCCTCCGAGGAGCAGTCCACCACCAGCGAGGAGATTGCGAAGAGCGTCGAGTCGATCTCGACGGCCGCCCGGGAGTCGGCAGCCGGGGTGACCGAGGTGTCCGACACCGCCGGCCGGCTGGAGGGCCTCAGCACCGAGCTGGAGGAGACGGTCCAGCGGTTCCGGGTGGAGGCGGGGGTAGGGCACACCCCAGTAGGGACCTCCTCGACAGGCCAGTCGCCCTCCAGCCAGTCGCCGGCAGGCCAATCACCCTCCGGCTCGCCCTCTTCCGAGGACATGCCTTCTCCCGAGGACATGCCTCAGGGGTACGGCGGAGACGGGCATCCGTCGGAGGGAGCGACGCTGTAG
- a CDS encoding PAS domain S-box protein, with product MSPFSSQSSTGGSSDGVTEPTPKGLVPIGTDYSEDDPGLSFREQVRRIIHADGLSSREKIRALLHAGTDRLGIEAGFLSRIDMAESTHRVVAATGGHPKVQAGAESDLTTTYCRKAITQSEVLCLEDAEQQGWETDPAYQEYGLSCYLGAKIIVEGQLYGTVCFGGQEPRPSDPTDEAAMDLLAQSVERILEQERHRQETDQSQEKYDLLLEAAPDPVILADVDTGRLVEVNQKAAELIGASKEQITGRHQTELHPTGEADRYRRLFQKCCRPGAGDRVRRFEDGSPIHVVTDDGENIPVEISAATVEVEERRLAVGIFRDITEQEPRRRTIESSLQAIEEAADGIAVLEDGRYVYVDETHANMYGFESTDALLGESWRRLYNADEVDRLEKEVFPTLEEEGHWQGEVTGSRPDGTTFPATLSLTIASEGRLVCTVRDITDRRQKDRALQHRSSAVEAASDGIAILDADGVYQYVNQAHAAIYGYDAPESLIGESWIICYDEEEEKRLEEEVLATLRQTGQWRGEAQGLRADGSSFSQELSLTALEDGSFVCVVRDITARKEDERKLRSTKQYYEQILEKAVKDLAVFKPDGRYEFVNKQSVKDPEMREWLIGHTNVEYCRKRGLDLELGRQRHRAIRTAAREQRTTQFEERMETESGVRYFMRSHKPITNIEGDVTHVAAFGIDITERKKQEQALQERQDKIEALYEATRRVLTAESPEEVSGRIHELLGTIFDYPLQNTGFVDGDLIRPERTVSESSVPSPQPQPESGDSLSARAVRTGDTVVAENIDDLDNDIEYGKLRSAAAVPIGKRGVVVVGKTEVGRFSPFSLRLLEILSSYAALVLGRLEREGALREAKAEAEMAQAEAEAASRAKSAMLANMSHEIRTPLTSIIGFADAIGEEVQEEESALRFADLIGKSGRRLLSTLDGVLNLSKLEAGKMDLEETAVDIAGQAATIVEELRPRAEDKGLRLRVEARETPAWAQADEGGVQIVLQNLISNAIKYTNDGEVRVRISREAEQAVLDVEDTGIGMDQGMVETLFDPFRQESEGLGREYEGTGLGLTVTKKAIDQMGGSINVETEKGEGSHFTVRFPEPK from the coding sequence ATGAGTCCATTCTCATCCCAGTCGTCGACCGGTGGTTCATCGGACGGAGTGACAGAGCCAACGCCGAAGGGCCTCGTCCCGATTGGCACTGATTACTCCGAAGACGATCCGGGCCTTTCGTTTCGAGAGCAAGTCCGGCGGATCATACACGCCGATGGCTTGTCTTCGAGGGAGAAGATCCGCGCCCTCCTTCATGCCGGCACCGACCGACTCGGTATTGAGGCGGGGTTTCTCTCCCGCATTGATATGGCGGAGTCAACGCACCGAGTCGTTGCGGCCACCGGAGGGCATCCCAAAGTTCAGGCGGGTGCGGAGTCGGACCTCACGACAACCTATTGCCGGAAGGCCATAACGCAGAGCGAGGTCCTTTGCCTTGAGGACGCGGAACAGCAGGGCTGGGAAACGGACCCGGCCTATCAGGAATACGGCCTGTCCTGCTACCTCGGCGCCAAGATCATCGTTGAGGGCCAACTCTACGGCACGGTTTGCTTCGGGGGGCAGGAGCCGAGGCCGTCGGACCCGACGGACGAAGCGGCCATGGACCTGCTTGCCCAGTCGGTCGAGCGAATCCTGGAGCAGGAGCGCCATCGGCAGGAGACCGACCAATCGCAGGAAAAGTACGACTTACTTCTGGAGGCGGCCCCCGACCCTGTGATTCTGGCCGATGTTGACACGGGGCGGCTCGTTGAGGTGAACCAGAAGGCCGCCGAACTCATCGGGGCCAGCAAGGAGCAGATCACCGGGCGGCACCAGACTGAACTGCATCCCACGGGGGAGGCGGATCGGTACCGACGGCTATTTCAGAAGTGCTGTCGGCCAGGAGCAGGAGATAGAGTCCGCCGGTTCGAGGACGGATCTCCCATACACGTTGTGACCGACGACGGCGAGAACATACCCGTCGAAATCAGCGCCGCGACCGTAGAGGTCGAGGAGCGGCGGCTCGCGGTGGGCATCTTCCGCGACATCACCGAGCAGGAGCCACGCCGACGCACAATTGAATCCTCCCTGCAAGCGATTGAGGAGGCTGCCGACGGCATTGCGGTTCTGGAAGACGGGCGATACGTCTACGTGGACGAGACCCACGCGAACATGTACGGCTTCGAAAGCACTGACGCGCTGCTCGGGGAGTCGTGGCGACGTCTTTACAACGCCGACGAAGTGGACCGGTTGGAGAAAGAGGTTTTCCCAACCCTGGAGGAAGAAGGCCACTGGCAGGGGGAGGTCACCGGCAGCCGTCCCGACGGGACGACCTTCCCGGCGACGCTGTCTCTGACAATCGCCAGCGAGGGTCGACTGGTGTGCACGGTTCGGGACATCACCGATCGCCGGCAGAAGGATCGGGCCCTCCAGCACCGTTCCAGCGCCGTGGAAGCCGCGAGCGATGGGATCGCAATCCTTGACGCGGACGGTGTCTACCAGTACGTCAATCAGGCCCACGCAGCCATCTACGGTTACGATGCGCCCGAGTCTCTGATCGGAGAGTCTTGGATCATCTGCTACGATGAGGAAGAAGAGAAGCGCCTCGAGGAGGAGGTTCTCGCAACACTGCGCCAGACTGGCCAGTGGCGGGGAGAGGCACAGGGATTGCGGGCCGACGGCTCCTCGTTTTCGCAGGAACTGTCCCTCACGGCCCTCGAGGACGGGAGCTTTGTCTGCGTCGTCCGGGACATTACGGCACGAAAGGAGGACGAACGGAAGCTGCGGAGCACAAAGCAGTATTACGAGCAGATTTTGGAGAAAGCCGTGAAGGACCTGGCGGTGTTCAAGCCTGATGGACGGTACGAATTCGTCAACAAGCAGAGCGTGAAGGATCCGGAGATGCGGGAGTGGCTCATCGGCCACACGAACGTGGAATACTGCCGGAAACGAGGCTTGGACCTGGAGCTGGGGCGGCAACGACACCGGGCGATTCGGACGGCCGCCCGCGAGCAGCGAACCACCCAGTTCGAGGAAAGGATGGAGACGGAAAGTGGGGTCCGCTACTTCATGCGGAGCCACAAACCCATTACCAACATCGAAGGCGATGTCACGCACGTCGCGGCCTTCGGGATCGATATTACCGAACGCAAGAAGCAGGAGCAGGCCCTTCAGGAACGGCAGGACAAGATTGAGGCGCTCTACGAGGCAACGCGCCGGGTGCTCACGGCCGAAAGCCCAGAGGAGGTGTCCGGTCGCATCCACGAACTCCTCGGGACCATCTTCGATTATCCGCTTCAGAACACGGGGTTCGTGGACGGCGATCTCATTCGCCCGGAGCGGACGGTATCCGAATCCTCTGTACCGTCTCCCCAGCCGCAGCCAGAGAGCGGAGATAGCCTCTCGGCCCGGGCCGTGCGGACCGGAGACACAGTCGTTGCGGAGAACATAGACGACCTCGACAACGACATTGAGTACGGAAAACTGCGCTCCGCGGCGGCCGTGCCGATCGGGAAGCGTGGGGTCGTCGTCGTCGGCAAGACGGAGGTCGGGCGCTTCAGCCCGTTCAGCCTCCGCCTACTAGAGATTTTGAGTAGCTACGCGGCCCTCGTTCTAGGCCGCTTGGAGCGAGAGGGCGCCCTCCGCGAGGCGAAGGCGGAGGCCGAGATGGCCCAGGCAGAAGCGGAGGCTGCCAGCCGGGCCAAATCGGCGATGCTCGCGAACATGAGCCACGAGATCCGAACGCCGCTGACGTCGATTATCGGCTTCGCCGACGCCATTGGGGAGGAGGTCCAAGAGGAGGAGTCCGCCCTTCGTTTCGCCGACCTTATCGGGAAGAGCGGCCGCCGGCTTCTGAGCACGCTCGATGGGGTCCTCAACCTCTCGAAGCTGGAGGCGGGAAAGATGGACCTGGAAGAGACGGCGGTAGACATTGCCGGACAGGCGGCGACAATCGTGGAGGAGCTTCGGCCGAGAGCCGAGGACAAGGGGTTGCGTCTACGGGTCGAGGCCCGTGAAACTCCCGCATGGGCCCAGGCGGATGAGGGCGGCGTGCAAATCGTACTTCAGAACCTCATCTCCAACGCGATCAAATACACCAACGACGGAGAGGTGCGGGTCCGAATTTCTCGGGAGGCGGAGCAGGCGGTTTTGGACGTGGAGGACACCGGGATCGGCATGGATCAGGGGATGGTCGAGACCCTCTTCGATCCGTTCCGCCAGGAGTCCGAGGGGCTCGGTCGGGAGTACGAGGGCACTGGGCTTGGCTTGACCGTCACCAAGAAAGCCATCGACCAGATGGGCGGGTCCATCAACGTGGAGACCGAGAAGGGCGAGGGAAGCCACTTCACAGTCCGATTCCCTGAGCCGAAATAG
- a CDS encoding response regulator, translated as MSGSWGPRSPNSKGEGFLFRGVLLDITERVNEERRREQVIRRVPDAIVEVDAEWCFTLVNDQAEEKAYDVFILDVNLKDRRTGVEVLQAVRRMQEYVSTPAVACTAYALDDHREHFRRAGFDDVVAKPVTKREILDVVAQRLNEPTLSEVETPEISLSGIELPPIPTTLTEVASLASSPESPDVEALTGALQKDAVVSQWLIRHINSAYYSMRESIDTVERAVRYLGFQPVCNLVLTKVIGESFSGTEGPEGERVQQYVMKTSVLAAYVARELSKEVGFDEPGVAYTGGIFAQIGRLALLEEEGKTYIDLWFEEQDRSAPFRGPPPQGQEILHFEEDYVQNGLAVGKECGISDKLQAVLRSHHRPGRTSADFRPLVPVVAMAFRVAQHAGDLEDENPWGDEEALTRDLQESKVTRHVVREQSLSEGRLIASVVDIVGDATEFVDEVLDAA; from the coding sequence GTGTCTGGCTCCTGGGGGCCGCGGAGCCCAAACTCCAAGGGGGAAGGATTTCTATTTCGCGGCGTCCTGCTCGACATCACAGAACGGGTCAACGAGGAGCGCCGCCGTGAGCAGGTGATCCGGCGTGTTCCCGATGCAATCGTTGAGGTCGACGCCGAGTGGTGCTTCACGCTCGTTAACGACCAGGCCGAGGAGAAGGCCTACGACGTATTCATCCTGGACGTCAACCTGAAAGATCGCCGCACGGGCGTGGAGGTGCTCCAGGCGGTGCGTAGAATGCAGGAGTACGTGTCTACCCCGGCGGTGGCCTGCACGGCGTATGCCCTGGACGACCACCGCGAGCATTTCCGCCGGGCCGGATTTGACGATGTCGTGGCGAAGCCGGTGACCAAGCGGGAAATTCTCGACGTTGTCGCCCAGCGGCTCAATGAGCCCACCTTGTCCGAGGTGGAGACCCCCGAAATATCATTGTCGGGGATTGAACTGCCCCCGATTCCGACCACGCTGACTGAGGTCGCGAGTCTCGCGTCCAGCCCCGAGTCCCCCGACGTGGAGGCGCTCACGGGGGCGTTGCAGAAAGACGCGGTGGTGTCGCAGTGGCTCATTCGCCACATCAACTCGGCGTACTACAGCATGAGGGAGTCCATCGACACTGTCGAGCGGGCTGTGCGGTACCTCGGCTTTCAGCCGGTGTGCAACCTCGTCCTGACGAAAGTGATCGGGGAAAGCTTCTCGGGCACCGAGGGGCCGGAGGGGGAGCGGGTGCAGCAATACGTCATGAAAACGAGCGTGCTGGCGGCCTACGTCGCCCGTGAGCTGTCCAAGGAAGTCGGCTTCGACGAGCCCGGGGTAGCGTACACCGGCGGGATTTTTGCCCAGATCGGCCGCCTGGCCCTTCTCGAGGAAGAGGGGAAGACCTATATCGATCTCTGGTTTGAGGAGCAGGATCGGTCGGCGCCCTTCCGGGGCCCACCCCCGCAGGGACAAGAAATTCTGCACTTCGAAGAGGACTACGTGCAGAATGGCCTTGCCGTTGGGAAAGAGTGCGGCATCTCCGACAAATTGCAGGCTGTTCTTCGAAGCCACCACCGCCCCGGACGGACCAGCGCGGACTTCCGCCCGCTCGTCCCGGTCGTCGCGATGGCCTTCAGGGTGGCCCAACATGCGGGCGACCTCGAAGACGAGAACCCGTGGGGCGACGAGGAAGCCCTCACCCGCGACCTCCAAGAGTCCAAGGTCACACGTCACGTGGTGAGGGAGCAGTCCCTCTCCGAAGGGAGGCTGATTGCGTCGGTCGTGGACATCGTCGGGGACGCCACCGAGTTTGTCGATGAGGTCTTGGATGCGGCGTAG
- a CDS encoding pyridoxal phosphate-dependent decarboxylase family protein → MSDPPSSDALHKAAFLGPKGENADELERLLLEVLRDHVFWRRNFHPRDPRLIDERDKRTEAFDDMSARLRDELSKILAELKRAAPLYSPRQVAHIVSDPSLPAFVGYFAGLLYNQNNVVAEVSPETVREERAYFKALAEMVGYPTFLPETLPRDARTRRPSYSWGHLCSGGTVANLETLWIARNIRLYPLAVRLVAHQTDAFASLADLEVTTAIGERAALDALSTWRLSNLPIDAITDLHLRIKATLREGPPERAEAFQEALPSVRRAGLASFLLQYNRAFPDDPARLPKVFISQATHYCWQKNMDVVGLGADALETIPVDDRIRLDTDALRERLHECIENQQPVLGVVSIVGTTEEGAIDPLHEIEAVRREVGDAGLTFWHHCDAAFGGFFASLLPKTDDGDFVPPAQLDDALVGPDGLLPADDAEALATLSATDSITIDPHKFGYVPYPAGAVLFRDYHVRDAIAYKAPYLADEDQSGFGGFLGQWTLEGSRPGAVAVSCYLSQAMVPLTPDGHGRFMENCIRANQQLFEALTERFSAAEGELDLRPFHHPETVAFCFVVTPGPDVESIASLNDYTNRIWQQMTVDGREDINQYAFLLSRTEVDVADYAHILKDLLPADVVREAAERGASLTLLRTCLMNPFQSDWHTDEGSFPEQVADFLYDVALEEYVAHTFPPVPRPDADRHPILVVEQTPRAQEGLARYLEHDEKVVAHFDVRSCSAATLKDLRGRLGEVRDLVLHVDPSAPSQALRIARWLVDEARIDSEHLLAVATQHTNGTDVTARLGELGLPARNVILESDLLTSTRRLVLQLSAQRPAPAGPSS, encoded by the coding sequence ATGTCCGACCCACCGTCCTCCGACGCGCTCCACAAGGCCGCCTTTCTCGGCCCAAAAGGGGAGAACGCCGACGAGCTGGAGCGCCTGCTCCTCGAGGTGCTCCGGGACCACGTCTTCTGGCGCCGCAACTTTCACCCACGGGACCCTCGCCTGATCGACGAGCGGGACAAGCGCACCGAGGCGTTCGACGACATGTCGGCGCGGCTTCGGGACGAGCTCTCAAAAATTTTGGCGGAGCTGAAGCGCGCGGCGCCGCTCTACTCGCCGCGGCAGGTGGCCCACATCGTGAGCGACCCGTCGCTGCCCGCCTTCGTGGGCTACTTTGCCGGGCTCCTCTACAACCAGAACAACGTGGTGGCGGAGGTGTCTCCGGAGACGGTGCGGGAGGAACGGGCCTACTTCAAGGCCCTTGCCGAAATGGTAGGCTACCCCACGTTTCTCCCCGAGACCCTGCCCCGCGACGCCCGCACCCGGCGCCCCTCGTACAGCTGGGGGCACCTCTGCAGCGGCGGCACGGTGGCAAACCTGGAGACGCTTTGGATCGCCCGCAACATCCGGCTTTACCCGTTGGCCGTCCGCCTCGTCGCCCACCAGACCGACGCGTTCGCGTCGCTTGCCGACCTGGAGGTGACGACCGCCATCGGCGAGCGCGCCGCCCTCGACGCCCTGTCCACGTGGCGCCTCTCGAACCTTCCAATCGACGCCATCACCGACCTGCACCTGCGCATCAAGGCCACCCTGCGCGAGGGGCCGCCGGAACGGGCAGAGGCGTTTCAGGAGGCATTGCCCAGCGTGCGGCGGGCCGGGCTCGCCTCCTTCTTGCTCCAGTACAACCGGGCGTTTCCCGACGACCCGGCCCGTCTGCCGAAGGTGTTCATCTCGCAGGCGACCCACTACTGCTGGCAGAAGAACATGGACGTGGTGGGCCTCGGGGCCGACGCGCTGGAGACGATTCCCGTGGACGACCGCATCCGTCTCGATACCGACGCGCTGCGCGAGCGGCTTCACGAGTGCATCGAGAATCAGCAGCCGGTGCTCGGGGTCGTCTCCATCGTGGGCACCACGGAGGAGGGGGCCATCGACCCGCTGCATGAGATTGAGGCCGTGCGCCGAGAAGTGGGCGACGCCGGCCTCACGTTCTGGCACCACTGCGACGCCGCCTTCGGGGGCTTCTTCGCCTCTCTTCTTCCGAAGACGGACGACGGGGACTTCGTCCCGCCCGCCCAGCTCGACGATGCCCTCGTGGGCCCCGACGGCCTCCTCCCCGCCGACGACGCGGAGGCGCTCGCGACGCTCTCCGCGACGGACTCCATCACGATCGACCCTCACAAGTTCGGCTACGTGCCCTACCCCGCGGGCGCCGTTCTCTTCCGGGACTACCATGTCCGCGACGCCATCGCGTACAAGGCGCCGTACCTCGCCGATGAGGACCAGTCCGGGTTCGGCGGCTTCCTGGGGCAGTGGACGCTGGAGGGCTCTCGCCCCGGCGCCGTGGCCGTGAGCTGCTACCTGTCGCAGGCGATGGTGCCCCTCACGCCCGACGGGCACGGACGCTTCATGGAGAACTGCATCCGGGCGAATCAGCAGCTCTTCGAGGCACTGACGGAGCGCTTTTCCGCCGCCGAGGGGGAACTGGACCTGCGCCCGTTCCACCACCCGGAGACGGTCGCGTTCTGCTTCGTCGTGACCCCGGGCCCCGACGTCGAGAGCATCGCGTCCCTCAACGACTACACGAACCGGATCTGGCAGCAGATGACCGTCGACGGGCGGGAAGACATCAACCAGTACGCCTTCCTGCTCTCCCGCACCGAGGTCGACGTGGCGGACTACGCCCACATCCTGAAGGATCTGCTGCCCGCAGATGTAGTGCGGGAGGCCGCCGAGCGCGGCGCGTCGCTCACCCTCCTCCGCACCTGCCTCATGAACCCGTTCCAGTCCGACTGGCACACCGATGAGGGCTCCTTCCCCGAACAGGTGGCCGACTTTCTTTACGACGTGGCGCTGGAAGAGTACGTGGCCCACACGTTCCCCCCCGTCCCGCGCCCCGACGCCGACCGCCATCCCATCCTGGTCGTCGAGCAGACGCCCCGGGCACAGGAGGGCCTCGCCCGCTACCTGGAGCACGACGAGAAGGTGGTTGCCCACTTCGACGTCCGCTCCTGCAGCGCCGCCACACTGAAAGACCTTCGGGGCCGCCTAGGCGAGGTGCGCGACCTCGTGCTTCACGTCGACCCCTCCGCCCCATCGCAGGCCCTCCGCATTGCGCGTTGGCTCGTGGACGAGGCCCGGATCGACTCCGAGCACCTGCTCGCCGTGGCGACGCAGCACACCAACGGCACCGACGTGACGGCCCGCCTCGGCGAACTGGGCCTTCCAGCCCGCAACGTCATTCTCGAATCCGACCTCCTCACTAGTACGCGACGACTGGTGCTGCAACTCAGCGCCCAACGGCCGGCCCCCGCTGGTCCCTCGTCTTAA